The following proteins come from a genomic window of Miscanthus floridulus cultivar M001 chromosome 2, ASM1932011v1, whole genome shotgun sequence:
- the LOC136540840 gene encoding probable protein phosphatase 2C 32 — MSCTVAIPSSPVFSPSRRPLSCKAASASPEPAVAAAVSASSPAPAPAAASPLRPFALRALLREEVSPSPSPQPPSAAAVASAPTGSVLKRRRPAPLVVPASGAAAAAAAAAAAVAAVEADPRNEVEEEGEEFAAYCRRGKGRRRVEMEDRHVAKVALGGDPQVALFGVFDGHGGKNAAEFAAENMPKFIAEEFKKVNGGEIEGAVKRGYLKTDEEFLKRDESGGACCVTAVLQKGGLVVSNAGDCRAVLSRAGKAEALTSDHRASREDEKERIENLGGFVVNYRGTWRVQGSLAVSRGIGDGHLKQWVVADPDTRTLLVDQQCEFLILASDGLWDKIDNQEAVDLARHLCINNDKTSRMAACRMLTETSISRGSTDDISVVIVQLQKFSSS; from the exons ATGTCTTGTACGGTGGCCATCCCGAGCTCGCCAGTCTTCTCGCCCTCACGCCGCCCGCTCTCCTGCAAGGCCGCTTCCGCCTCGCCGGagcccgccgtcgccgccgccgtctccgcctcctccccggcgcccgcgcccgccgccgcctcgccgctCCGCCCCTTCGCGCTCCGCGCGCTTCTCCGGGAGGAGGTCTCCCCGTCTCCGTCGCCCCAGCCGCCCTCCGCCGCCGCGGTGGCCTCGGCACCTACTGGGTCCGTGCTGAAGCGGCGGCGACCGGCGCCGCTCGTGGTGCCGGCGTCCggcgcggctgctgctgctgctgctgcggcggcggcggtggccgctGTGGAGGCAGATCCGAGgaacgaggtggaggaggagggggaggagttCGCGGCGTACTGCCGGAGGGGAAAGGGGAGGAGAAGGGTGGAAATGGAGGACCGGCATGTGGCCAAGGTCGCTCTCGGCGGAGATCCCCAAGTG GCGCTGTTTGGTGTATTCGATGGCCACGGCGGGAAAAACGCGGCAGAGTTCGCTGCTGAGAACATGCCCAAGTTTATTGCCGAGGAGTTCAAGAAGGTAAACGGCGGAGAGATCGAAGGAGCTGTGAAAAGGGGTTACCTCAAGACGGACGAGGAGTTCCTCAAGAGGGACGAGAGCGGGGGCGCGTGCTGCGTCACAGCCGTTCTTCAAAAGGGTGGACTGGTCGTCTCCAATGCCGGAGACTGCCGTGCGGTGCTCAGCCGAGCAGGGAAGGCAGAGGCGCTCACCTCCGACCACCGGGCCTCCCGggaggatgagaaggagagaatAGAGAATTTG GGTGGATTTGTGGTGAATTACCGTGGAACATGGCGAGTCCAGGGCTCCCTGGCAGTGTCTAGGGGCATTGGGGATGGACATCTAAAGCAGTGGGTTGTGGCTGACCCAGACACCAGGACGCTCCTGGTTGACCAGCAGTGCGAGTTCTTGATACTTGCTTCTGATGGCCTCTGGGATAAGATCGATAATCAGGAGGCAGTAGACCTTGCACGACATCTCTGCATTAACAACGACAAGACCTCTCGCATGGCTGCCTGCAGGATGCTCACTGAGACGTCGATTTCCAGGGGCTCAACTGATGATATCAGTGTCGTGATCGTGCAGTTGCAGAAATTTTCAAGTTCCTAA